In the genome of Nocardia sp. NBC_00416, one region contains:
- a CDS encoding SRPBCC domain-containing protein — MLVVDDVVEVDAPTTVVWSVLTDFARYGDWNPFISRCRAELTVGAPIDMRVQQLLPRPIPMREWIRSVTPGQEFSYAMKPLPLGALRSKRSHTATPLAGDRSLYESHFELDGWLAPLVGLLFGRGFRRGFPGMTTAVAREAERLHSR, encoded by the coding sequence GTGCTTGTTGTGGACGATGTTGTCGAGGTGGACGCCCCCACCACAGTGGTGTGGTCGGTCCTCACCGATTTCGCTCGGTACGGCGACTGGAATCCGTTCATCAGCCGCTGCCGCGCGGAACTGACCGTGGGCGCACCGATCGATATGCGAGTCCAGCAACTGCTGCCGCGGCCGATCCCCATGCGCGAATGGATCCGCAGCGTAACCCCCGGCCAGGAGTTCAGCTACGCCATGAAACCGCTCCCGCTCGGCGCGCTCCGCAGTAAACGCTCGCATACCGCGACCCCGCTGGCCGGCGACCGCAGTCTGTACGAATCGCATTTCGAACTCGACGGCTGGCTCGCTCCCCTGGTCGGATTGCTCTTCGGCCGCGGCTTCCGCCGCGGCTTCCCCGGGATGACCACCGCGGTAGCACGCGAAGCCGAACGCCTCCACTCCCGCTGA